In one window of Patescibacteria group bacterium DNA:
- a CDS encoding MFS transporter: MLTTRLTFFQALLTKDTRAIYYVLVFSFDFLVGLTATIYSLYLLRNGLDLFQVNLVNTVFMLGSVIFEIPTGALADYAGRKISVLLSFACLPIGFGIYYFSSSIGWFMFAELWIAFAVACLSGALDAWVIDQIQHQGYTSKTDLVFSHGGIASGLALLLGGVIGAQLGNISLGLPFGFGAIFGLLVLLFTYWGMMETINHTKRRQFHWLTGVKSIRHAFNPVVIWLLLATGVANFAFQPLNMYWSPRVMEMTNHQVWLLSYVWIGVSLSLMLGAYLAQRFTKFTMSQHWLFVITTLILALPIIIIASTSVVSTLLSGFFIYEIGRGLLTPLHKSFLNKHIPANERATLLSFDSLISKLCAGAGLILFGYLARQYSISLTWLLAGLILLFLIPLYYYATKNSKLTAEYKREN, from the coding sequence ATGTTAACAACAAGACTCACCTTTTTTCAGGCTTTGCTAACTAAAGATACCCGAGCAATCTATTACGTATTAGTATTTTCTTTTGATTTCTTAGTTGGTCTAACCGCCACTATTTATTCACTATACCTACTCCGTAACGGCTTAGATTTATTTCAGGTCAATTTAGTCAACACGGTTTTTATGTTGGGTAGTGTAATTTTTGAAATTCCAACTGGTGCGTTGGCCGATTACGCTGGCCGCAAAATATCCGTGCTCCTCAGTTTTGCGTGTTTACCCATCGGCTTTGGAATATATTATTTCTCTTCATCAATCGGTTGGTTTATGTTCGCCGAACTTTGGATTGCTTTTGCTGTAGCCTGCTTATCTGGTGCTCTCGATGCTTGGGTAATTGATCAAATACAACACCAGGGTTATACCAGTAAAACTGATTTAGTTTTTTCACATGGTGGTATCGCTAGTGGTTTAGCTTTACTGCTGGGTGGTGTAATTGGTGCGCAGTTGGGAAATATTTCATTAGGTTTACCATTTGGTTTTGGAGCTATCTTTGGTTTATTAGTATTGTTATTCACCTACTGGGGAATGATGGAAACAATTAATCACACTAAACGCCGCCAATTTCACTGGCTAACCGGTGTAAAAAGTATTAGACATGCCTTTAATCCGGTGGTCATTTGGTTGTTACTGGCGACCGGGGTAGCTAATTTTGCATTTCAACCATTGAACATGTATTGGTCGCCCCGCGTAATGGAAATGACTAATCATCAAGTTTGGTTATTAAGTTATGTTTGGATCGGAGTCTCTCTTAGTCTAATGTTGGGAGCTTATTTAGCACAACGCTTTACCAAATTCACGATGTCTCAGCACTGGTTGTTTGTGATCACAACTTTGATATTAGCTTTACCAATTATTATCATTGCCTCAACCTCCGTAGTATCGACATTGCTAAGTGGCTTCTTCATTTATGAGATTGGCCGTGGTTTACTAACGCCACTCCATAAAAGTTTTTTAAATAAACACATTCCAGCAAATGAACGCGCGACGTTATTATCGTTTGATTCCTTAATAAGCAAATTATGTGCCGGCGCTGGCTTAATTTTATTTGGTTATTTAGCCCGACAATATTCCATTTCACTCACCTGGCTCTTGGCCGGCCTGATACTATTGTTTCTGATCCCACTTTATTATTACGCTACAAAGAACAGTAAACTGACAGCAGAATATAAACGTGAAAATTAA
- a CDS encoding Fic family protein has product MFHPKYQLTDKIVHLLTAISEGKAVIERARILPQQELKLRRQALIRMTHSSTAIEGNILNVREVEALANKQKITAPVRDIYEVENYLKALKYIDQVVKEKKVITKQVILKIHRLVTTNTLPVGSSGKYRKHMVYVVRRYADGRQEIMYTAAAVNAVPKLMDNLIEWMQYSIKEQINPVIVAGIVHQEIAAIHPFADGNGRTARALATLVLYQRGYDFRHLFALEDYYNNDRPAYYAAINIGKDYDTRRQDFTPWLEYFINGFKEEIDLVRRKIFSLPVKLKDLNIDTQIFLDKDQVTILDFLGSLGRLTISDVVDILHCPKRTAQLHLQKLKKIKMIAAHGKGKATYYRLKK; this is encoded by the coding sequence ATGTTTCATCCAAAATATCAATTGACTGATAAAATTGTTCACCTGTTAACTGCTATTTCCGAAGGTAAAGCAGTAATTGAACGTGCGCGAATTTTGCCGCAACAAGAACTAAAGCTCCGTCGGCAAGCTTTAATTAGAATGACTCATAGTTCAACGGCTATAGAGGGCAACATTTTAAATGTTCGAGAAGTTGAAGCATTGGCGAACAAACAAAAGATTACTGCCCCGGTGCGAGATATTTATGAAGTAGAAAATTATCTCAAAGCACTCAAATATATTGACCAAGTTGTTAAAGAAAAAAAGGTCATAACTAAACAGGTTATTTTAAAGATTCATCGTTTAGTGACAACCAATACATTGCCAGTTGGATCATCTGGTAAATATAGAAAACACATGGTGTATGTTGTACGTAGATATGCTGACGGTAGACAGGAGATCATGTACACAGCTGCCGCGGTAAATGCTGTACCAAAGTTAATGGATAATTTAATCGAATGGATGCAGTATAGTATCAAAGAGCAAATTAATCCGGTTATCGTAGCAGGCATTGTCCATCAAGAAATTGCTGCGATTCATCCTTTTGCCGATGGCAATGGTCGAACGGCTCGCGCCCTAGCCACTTTAGTGCTCTATCAGCGTGGTTATGATTTCCGTCACTTATTTGCGTTGGAAGATTATTATAACAATGATCGGCCAGCTTATTATGCCGCCATTAATATTGGCAAGGATTATGATACTCGTCGCCAAGATTTTACCCCTTGGTTGGAATATTTTATAAATGGCTTTAAAGAAGAAATCGATCTGGTGAGACGTAAAATATTCAGTTTGCCAGTCAAGCTGAAGGATTTAAATATCGACACGCAAATATTTTTGGATAAAGATCAAGTTACTATTTTAGATTTTCTTGGTTCGCTTGGTAGACTGACCATCAGTGATGTGGTGGATATTTTACATTGTCCAAAACGAACCGCTCAATTACATCTACAAAAGTTGAAGAAAATTAAAATGATTGCAGCGCACGGCAAAGGCAAAGCGACGTATTATCGTTTGAAGAAATAA
- a CDS encoding calcium/sodium antiporter, with amino-acid sequence MAYVIPIVLGAVGMFILYKGSTLFLDHSSALARYWRVPLIIIGLTIVALGTSLPELVVGIIAGLEQKNDIVLGNVLGSNVANIGIVLGLSILIYPINLGLAKKSRLELFGLLCSIGLLYLMVIDGYLSRVDGVILVACGVGFTWIAVRYHSQNNGIERDDIATNIAIRQRKDLVVSVAALLAGLALLFVGARMVVTNAIVLARLFQLSELFIGITIVAVGTSLPEIVTGITASLRKSNDLVIGNVVGSNILNILIVLGVTICIAPITVAASFWKFDLPLVLLLTLLLAGLMYRGQRLSKGFGVMFLSAYGLYVLIAFLVEQGILNSFPLR; translated from the coding sequence ATGGCGTATGTGATCCCAATTGTACTTGGCGCAGTAGGGATGTTTATTCTCTATAAAGGTTCAACTCTGTTCTTGGATCATAGTTCCGCGTTAGCGCGTTACTGGCGAGTCCCATTGATTATTATTGGTTTAACCATTGTAGCCCTGGGAACGTCCTTACCAGAATTAGTCGTTGGTATTATTGCGGGCCTCGAGCAGAAAAACGATATTGTACTTGGTAATGTTTTGGGTAGTAACGTGGCGAATATTGGGATCGTGCTGGGGCTAAGCATACTGATTTATCCCATCAATCTAGGTTTAGCTAAAAAGTCACGGTTAGAATTATTTGGTTTGCTCTGTTCCATAGGGTTGCTTTATCTTATGGTGATTGATGGCTATTTGAGTCGCGTTGATGGGGTGATATTGGTGGCATGTGGAGTAGGGTTTACTTGGATAGCCGTACGTTACCACAGCCAAAATAATGGCATTGAACGAGACGATATAGCAACCAACATAGCCATTCGGCAGCGGAAAGATTTAGTAGTATCAGTAGCAGCATTGCTGGCCGGCTTAGCCTTGTTATTTGTTGGTGCACGGATGGTTGTGACCAATGCCATTGTGTTGGCACGATTATTTCAGTTGAGCGAATTATTTATTGGCATTACCATTGTGGCAGTTGGTACATCGTTACCAGAAATTGTCACCGGCATTACTGCTTCACTACGAAAGTCAAATGATTTAGTGATTGGCAATGTGGTCGGTAGTAATATTCTCAATATTTTGATTGTCTTAGGTGTTACTATCTGTATAGCGCCGATTACGGTTGCTGCTAGCTTCTGGAAGTTTGACTTGCCATTGGTTTTACTACTAACACTTTTACTAGCTGGATTAATGTATAGGGGACAACGTCTGAGCAAAGGGTTTGGGGTAATGTTTTTGAGTGCCTACGGGCTCTATGTTCTAATTGCGTTTTTGGTGGAGCAAGGTATACTAAATTCCTTCCCATTAAGATAG
- a CDS encoding fibronectin type III domain-containing protein: MVPLKVFIISIISTSLVIGSTLLPNVVSADGNACSGVVIDNNTGDWADVESLTTDGSDLTGISYYYSDTGWSTTESSGDRYTTNIDLMSDLENIKVCNTATQLQLYIDSFHPLLSVYDLVEEKYYEFGDQDGPGDNVGLPADLDMWLVFKMQKGDSGSILYYAVYLHALRDSIGMENGPEVTAIYEESTTEDFATAAFNPDEDSLLVVIDPEIGDTSKGGESGKNVDSAGGFETDLNLTNADGTGLLNLKNIDYGDMLNFAVQTYAGGDFTTSALMAADAAQDSTDQLSYKIKKVGVQNVAVPKANRTDSSARVTWDTLTDVQKYTIQLRSTSGKVLDTIKTTAAKHTLSELLSNHHYQVRVRAKIGGVLTPWSDSVSFKTDQ, from the coding sequence ATGGTTCCATTGAAAGTGTTTATTATCAGCATCATCTCTACCAGTTTGGTCATTGGCAGTACCTTATTGCCCAATGTTGTCTCAGCCGATGGTAACGCCTGCAGTGGCGTAGTCATTGATAATAATACGGGCGACTGGGCAGATGTTGAGTCACTGACTACCGATGGATCAGATCTCACTGGAATTAGTTACTATTATAGTGACACTGGTTGGTCTACTACGGAATCTAGTGGAGATCGTTATACTACCAACATCGACCTGATGAGTGATTTAGAAAATATAAAAGTCTGTAATACGGCCACACAATTGCAACTCTATATTGACTCTTTCCACCCCTTATTATCGGTATATGATCTAGTGGAAGAAAAATACTATGAATTCGGTGACCAAGATGGCCCAGGTGACAATGTTGGTTTACCCGCTGACCTGGATATGTGGTTAGTGTTTAAGATGCAGAAAGGTGATTCTGGTTCCATTCTGTACTATGCGGTTTACCTCCACGCCTTGCGTGATAGTATCGGCATGGAAAATGGTCCTGAGGTCACGGCTATTTATGAAGAATCCACAACTGAAGATTTTGCTACAGCCGCATTTAATCCAGATGAAGATAGTTTGTTAGTTGTCATTGATCCAGAAATCGGTGACACCTCTAAGGGTGGGGAGTCGGGCAAAAACGTGGATAGCGCTGGTGGTTTTGAAACGGATTTGAATTTAACCAATGCCGATGGTACTGGATTATTGAATCTGAAAAATATTGATTATGGTGATATGCTGAATTTTGCTGTGCAAACCTATGCTGGAGGTGATTTTACTACTAGTGCATTAATGGCGGCCGATGCTGCTCAAGATTCAACTGACCAGTTGAGTTATAAAATCAAAAAGGTTGGTGTACAAAATGTGGCTGTACCGAAAGCTAATCGTACAGACAGTAGTGCGCGGGTTACTTGGGATACACTTACCGATGTGCAGAAATACACGATACAACTTCGGTCAACTTCTGGAAAAGTGCTCGATACGATCAAAACGACTGCTGCTAAGCATACCTTGTCTGAACTACTATCCAATCATCATTACCAAGTCAGGGTGCGTGCGAAAATTGGCGGCGTCTTAACACCTTGGTCAGATTCGGTTAGTTTTAAAACCGATCAATAA